Proteins encoded together in one Schumannella luteola window:
- the pyrH gene encoding UMP kinase encodes MTDRRRRVLLKLSGEAFGGGSLGVNPDVVSAIAKEIAAATTDPDESKRVEVAVVVGGGNFFRGAELSQRGMDRGRADYMGMLGTVMNALALQDFLEQAGAATRVQSAIQMTQVAEPYIPLRAERHLEKGRVVIFGAGAGLPYFSTDTVSAQRALEIGADEVLVAKNGVDGVYTADPRIDPTATKIDAISYQEALQKGLKVVDSTAFSLCMDNRMPMHVFGMEPAGNVTAAVRGERLGTLVTA; translated from the coding sequence ATGACCGATCGCCGACGCCGCGTGCTGCTCAAGCTCTCCGGAGAGGCGTTCGGCGGTGGTTCCCTCGGGGTGAACCCGGATGTGGTCTCGGCCATCGCGAAGGAGATCGCTGCGGCGACGACCGACCCCGACGAGTCGAAGCGCGTCGAGGTCGCCGTGGTCGTCGGCGGCGGCAACTTCTTCCGCGGCGCGGAGCTGAGCCAGCGCGGCATGGACCGCGGCCGCGCCGACTACATGGGCATGCTGGGCACCGTCATGAACGCCCTCGCCCTGCAGGACTTCCTCGAGCAGGCGGGCGCCGCGACGCGCGTGCAGTCGGCCATCCAGATGACCCAGGTCGCCGAGCCGTACATCCCGCTGCGCGCCGAGCGCCACCTCGAGAAGGGCCGCGTCGTGATCTTCGGCGCCGGAGCGGGACTGCCCTACTTCTCGACCGACACCGTCTCGGCGCAGCGCGCGCTCGAGATCGGCGCCGACGAGGTGCTCGTGGCGAAGAACGGCGTCGACGGCGTCTACACGGCCGATCCGCGCATCGACCCGACGGCGACCAAGATCGACGCGATCAGCTACCAGGAGGCGCTGCAGAAGGGCCTCAAGGTCGTCGACTCGACCGCCTTCAGTCTCTGCATGGACAACCGGATGCCGATGCACGTCTTCGGCATGGAGCCGGCCGGCAACGTCACCGCGGCGGTGCGCGGCGAGCGTCTCGGCACGCTCGTCACGGCCTGA
- a CDS encoding phosphatidate cytidylyltransferase: MSDDDHSAPDHSGEPKRHSRAEFEAKARANVAEFEAQVRATRAQFEEANARIEARAGRNLPFAIGVGILLGGLLIVSLIILKWLFIVFAAVLVAFAIFELGTGLRHAGRDVPRVASIVVGVAVMPVAFFFGVEGLWLATLAAIALVSLYRLVEVATGRGRVPARAVIQDLVAGAFIQLYVTFLAGFLVVLTHEQHGEFWTLTSIIVVVGADIGAYLFGVLWGKHLMAPKISPKKTWEGFAGAALFSVVAAMLLAWLMLGVPFWVGIPLGVLLLLTGTGGDLVESLIKRDLGIKDISSWLPGHGGFLDRLDSILPSAAIAYGAFLVVTKLGLAG, encoded by the coding sequence ATGTCCGACGACGACCACTCCGCCCCGGACCACTCCGGCGAGCCGAAGCGCCACTCGCGCGCCGAGTTCGAGGCGAAGGCGCGGGCGAACGTCGCCGAGTTCGAGGCGCAGGTGCGGGCGACGCGCGCGCAGTTCGAAGAGGCGAACGCCCGCATCGAGGCGCGCGCGGGGCGCAACCTGCCCTTCGCGATCGGCGTGGGCATCCTGCTCGGCGGGCTGCTCATCGTCAGCCTGATCATCCTCAAGTGGCTGTTCATCGTCTTCGCGGCGGTGCTGGTGGCCTTCGCGATCTTCGAGCTCGGCACGGGGCTGCGGCATGCGGGACGGGATGTTCCGCGCGTCGCCTCGATCGTGGTCGGCGTCGCGGTCATGCCGGTGGCGTTCTTCTTCGGCGTCGAGGGGCTGTGGCTCGCGACGCTCGCCGCGATCGCGCTCGTGAGCCTCTACCGGCTGGTCGAGGTCGCGACCGGTCGGGGGAGGGTTCCGGCCCGGGCCGTCATCCAGGACCTGGTCGCGGGCGCGTTCATCCAGCTCTACGTGACGTTCCTCGCCGGCTTCCTGGTGGTGCTGACGCACGAGCAGCACGGCGAGTTCTGGACGCTGACGTCGATCATCGTGGTCGTCGGCGCCGACATCGGCGCGTACCTGTTCGGCGTGCTGTGGGGCAAGCACCTCATGGCGCCGAAGATCAGCCCGAAGAAGACCTGGGAGGGCTTCGCCGGCGCGGCGCTGTTCTCGGTCGTCGCGGCGATGCTGCTCGCCTGGCTGATGCTCGGCGTGCCGTTCTGGGTGGGTATCCCGCTCGGCGTGCTGCTGCTGCTCACCGGCACCGGCGGCGACCTGGTCGAGTCGCTGATCAAGCGCGACCTCGGCATCAAGGACATCTCGAGCTGGCTGCCCGGCCACGGCGGATTCCTCGACCGGCTCGACTCGATCCTGCCGTCGGCGGCGATCGCCTACGGCGCCTTCCTGGTCGTGACGAAGCTGGGGCTCGCCGGCTGA
- a CDS encoding DivIVA domain-containing protein, whose amino-acid sequence MSSTFPHARRSRLGYDVDEVEQFLGDARSSYLGEPGSRELNSDDIRTTGFTLRKGGYATEHVDAALARLEDAFAGREKQKALASDGEGHLVTARDRAQEILDRLVRPRHHRFRRVSLFTVGYSAVDVDAFVDRVAAYLQGGEAVTADEIREVAFRPRRGGYDETQVDVVLDAMVDVILAVR is encoded by the coding sequence GTGAGCTCGACCTTCCCGCACGCCCGCCGGTCGCGTCTCGGCTACGACGTCGACGAGGTGGAGCAGTTCCTCGGCGACGCCCGCAGCTCCTACCTCGGCGAGCCGGGGTCGCGTGAGCTGAACTCCGACGACATCCGCACGACCGGCTTCACGCTGCGCAAGGGCGGCTACGCGACCGAGCACGTGGATGCGGCGCTCGCCCGTCTCGAAGACGCCTTCGCGGGGCGCGAGAAGCAGAAGGCGCTCGCTTCCGACGGCGAGGGGCATCTGGTCACGGCCCGCGACCGCGCGCAGGAGATCCTCGACCGCCTCGTGCGCCCCCGGCATCACCGCTTCCGCCGCGTGAGCCTGTTCACGGTCGGCTACTCCGCCGTCGACGTCGACGCCTTCGTCGATCGCGTCGCCGCCTATCTGCAGGGCGGCGAGGCCGTGACGGCGGATGAGATCCGCGAGGTCGCGTTCCGTCCGCGCCGCGGCGGCTACGACGAGACCCAGGTCGACGTCGTGCTGGATGCGATGGTCGACGTGATCCTCGCGGTGCGCTGA
- the tsf gene encoding translation elongation factor Ts, with amino-acid sequence MANFSLEDVKILRERLGTGMVDTKNALVEAEGDIEKAVEILRLKGAKGNAKRADRSTSEGLIAVVESATAVTLIELACETDFVAKNDKFGALAEKVVAALADSGAETVDAALAVPAEGGTVGSLIEEQAATIGEKIELRQVARIAGDKFAVYLHRTSKDLPPQIGVVVSYTGDDAETARSIAQHISFAAPTYLSKDEVPEADVANERRIVEQISREEGKPEAALPKIVEGRLGAYFKQVALLEQDYARDNKLSVKKVAEDAGLTVNGFARFKVGA; translated from the coding sequence ATGGCCAACTTCAGCCTGGAAGACGTCAAGATCCTGCGCGAGCGCCTCGGCACCGGCATGGTCGACACCAAGAACGCCCTGGTCGAGGCCGAGGGCGACATCGAGAAGGCGGTGGAGATCCTCCGCCTCAAGGGTGCGAAGGGCAACGCCAAGCGCGCTGACCGCTCCACCAGCGAGGGCCTCATCGCCGTCGTCGAGAGCGCGACCGCCGTCACCCTGATCGAGCTCGCCTGCGAGACCGACTTCGTCGCCAAGAACGACAAGTTCGGTGCGCTGGCCGAGAAGGTCGTCGCCGCGCTCGCCGACTCGGGCGCCGAGACCGTGGATGCCGCTCTCGCGGTGCCCGCGGAGGGTGGCACCGTCGGCAGCCTCATCGAGGAGCAGGCCGCGACCATCGGCGAGAAGATCGAGCTGCGTCAGGTCGCTCGCATCGCCGGTGACAAGTTCGCCGTCTACCTGCACCGCACCTCGAAGGACCTGCCGCCGCAGATCGGCGTCGTCGTCTCCTACACGGGTGACGACGCGGAGACCGCGCGCAGCATCGCCCAGCACATCTCGTTCGCCGCTCCGACCTACCTCTCCAAGGACGAGGTGCCGGAGGCCGACGTCGCCAACGAGCGTCGCATCGTCGAGCAGATCAGCCGCGAGGAGGGCAAGCCGGAGGCCGCCCTGCCGAAGATCGTGGAGGGTCGCCTCGGCGCCTACTTCAAGCAGGTCGCCCTGCTCGAGCAGGACTACGCCCGCGACAACAAGCTCTCGGTCAAGAAGGTCGCGGAAGACGCGGGCCTGACCGTGAACGGCTTCGCCCGTTTCAAGGTCGGCGCCTGA
- a CDS encoding metallophosphoesterase has product MVRLGQHPAPRHTIAHISDTHFLDGARPLYGALSSETTLQRALDQLEGSGLDIEAIVFTGDLADLGESDAYQRLRSIVDPVAERLGAQIVWVMGNHDEREPFARHMLDAEPSTAPQDAVYDIGGLRIIALDSTVPGYHHGEISAEQLDWLRGVLAEPAPHGTLLALHHPPIPSPVELMAILELQDQPALAEVLRGTDVIGILGGHLHYSTHSTFAGIPVAVAAATCYTMDVLAPVGSLSGVDGGQSVHLTQVYDDRVVHSIVPIGSPPQVSGFGDRVLERLAALTPEERREAFSNKKSVWKLPPEN; this is encoded by the coding sequence GTGGTCCGACTCGGCCAGCATCCGGCACCGCGGCACACGATCGCGCACATCAGCGACACGCACTTCCTCGACGGAGCTCGCCCGCTCTACGGCGCGCTCAGTTCGGAGACGACACTGCAGCGCGCGCTGGATCAGCTCGAGGGCTCGGGCCTCGACATCGAGGCGATCGTCTTCACCGGTGACCTCGCCGACCTCGGCGAGAGCGACGCGTACCAGCGGCTGCGCTCGATCGTCGATCCGGTCGCCGAGAGGCTCGGCGCCCAGATCGTCTGGGTCATGGGCAACCACGACGAGCGCGAGCCCTTCGCCCGGCACATGCTCGACGCCGAGCCGAGCACGGCCCCGCAGGACGCCGTCTACGACATCGGCGGGCTGCGCATCATCGCGCTCGACTCCACCGTGCCCGGCTACCACCACGGCGAGATCAGCGCCGAGCAGCTCGACTGGCTGCGCGGCGTGCTCGCCGAACCCGCGCCGCACGGAACGCTGCTCGCACTTCACCACCCGCCGATCCCGTCGCCGGTCGAGCTCATGGCGATCCTCGAGCTGCAGGACCAGCCGGCGCTCGCCGAGGTGCTGCGCGGCACCGACGTCATCGGCATCCTCGGCGGCCACCTGCACTATTCGACCCACTCCACCTTCGCGGGCATCCCCGTCGCCGTCGCCGCGGCCACCTGCTACACGATGGATGTGCTGGCTCCCGTCGGGTCCCTCAGCGGCGTCGACGGCGGGCAGTCGGTGCACCTCACCCAGGTCTACGACGACCGCGTCGTGCACTCGATCGTGCCGATCGGCTCGCCGCCGCAGGTCTCCGGCTTCGGCGATCGTGTGCTCGAGCGTCTCGCCGCGCTCACCCCCGAGGAGCGGCGCGAGGCCTTCTCGAACAAGAAGTCCGTCTGGAAGCTGCCGCCCGAGAACTGA
- the dprA gene encoding DNA-processing protein DprA, with protein MSALGISKAAIAQLVRGVVDERVLADAVEAGTRRARSDEADHADRTEWSALEERFARGVWSCLVEPGDRVAGMLIAALGAPTALRPLIDESGADGWIRLLADRADSTDDPTGAATALLAQETDEDRPSEGSSGAASVRLASELAAAAERWRPRFATRPVEIAFRQAERFGTQLVVPGDPDWPARLDDLGPHGPVALWARGDRGVLTRLDDSIALVGARAATGYGEHVTAEASAGLVDRGYAVVSGAAYGIDGVAHRAALASGGDTVAVLAGGLDRFYPSGHEALLQRIVERGVVIAEVPAGSAPTKWRFLQRNRLIAALSAATVIVEAGRRSGSLNTAGHAAELGRPLGAVPGPVTSTASAGCHRLLRDYGATCVTNADEMAELAPHSGAGKQADAADPSAGDGCEQPARPRTEGPSAARRSPDPDGATLRVVDALAPRAARTVLQLATASGLAPDRVRAVLGLLELEGDVRQAGSGWVRVSGRR; from the coding sequence ATGAGCGCGCTCGGCATCTCGAAGGCCGCGATCGCCCAGCTCGTGCGCGGCGTCGTCGACGAGCGGGTGCTCGCAGACGCCGTGGAGGCCGGCACGCGTCGCGCGAGAAGCGACGAAGCCGATCACGCCGACCGCACGGAGTGGTCGGCCCTCGAGGAGCGTTTCGCCCGCGGGGTGTGGAGCTGCCTCGTCGAACCGGGCGACCGGGTCGCGGGGATGCTGATCGCCGCGCTCGGTGCGCCGACGGCGCTGCGACCGCTCATCGATGAAAGCGGGGCCGACGGCTGGATACGGCTGCTCGCCGACCGGGCGGACTCGACCGATGACCCGACTGGCGCCGCGACAGCGCTGCTCGCGCAGGAGACCGACGAGGACAGGCCGTCCGAGGGGAGTTCCGGCGCCGCCTCGGTCCGGCTCGCGTCCGAGCTCGCGGCGGCGGCGGAGCGCTGGCGCCCGCGTTTCGCGACGCGCCCGGTCGAGATCGCGTTCCGGCAGGCCGAGCGCTTCGGCACTCAGCTGGTCGTGCCGGGAGACCCGGACTGGCCGGCGCGCCTCGACGATCTCGGCCCGCACGGCCCGGTCGCGCTCTGGGCCCGCGGGGATCGCGGGGTGCTCACGCGCCTCGACGATTCGATCGCGCTCGTCGGCGCCCGCGCGGCGACCGGCTACGGCGAGCACGTGACCGCCGAGGCCTCCGCCGGCCTGGTCGACCGCGGCTACGCCGTCGTCTCCGGTGCGGCCTACGGCATCGACGGCGTCGCGCATCGGGCCGCGCTCGCCTCCGGCGGCGACACTGTCGCCGTCCTCGCTGGTGGTCTCGACCGCTTCTACCCCTCCGGGCACGAGGCGCTGCTGCAGCGGATCGTCGAACGCGGGGTGGTCATCGCCGAGGTCCCAGCCGGCTCCGCGCCGACCAAGTGGAGGTTCTTGCAGCGCAACAGGTTGATCGCGGCGCTCAGCGCCGCGACGGTGATCGTCGAGGCGGGGCGCCGGTCGGGATCGCTGAACACCGCGGGCCATGCGGCTGAGCTCGGTCGCCCCCTCGGCGCGGTGCCGGGGCCGGTCACGAGCACCGCCTCGGCGGGATGCCATCGGCTGCTGCGCGACTACGGCGCCACCTGCGTGACGAACGCCGACGAGATGGCCGAGCTCGCCCCGCACTCCGGCGCGGGGAAGCAGGCGGATGCGGCCGACCCGAGCGCTGGCGACGGATGCGAGCAGCCGGCACGACCGCGCACCGAAGGCCCATCCGCCGCGCGGCGTTCGCCCGATCCCGACGGGGCGACCCTGCGCGTCGTCGACGCCTTGGCGCCACGCGCGGCCCGGACGGTGCTGCAGCTCGCGACCGCGAGCGGGCTCGCGCCCGACCGGGTGCGAGCCGTGCTCGGGCTGCTCGAACTGGAGGGCGACGTGCGGCAGGCGGGAAGCGGATGGGTGCGCGTCAGCGGCCGTCGCTAG
- the rpsB gene encoding 30S ribosomal protein S2 gives MAVVTIRQLLDSGVHFGHQTRRWNPKVKRFILTERSGIHIIDLQKSLGYIDKAYDFVKETVAHGGTVLFVGTKKQAQESIAEQATRVGQPYVNQRWLGGLLTNFQTVSKRLARMKELEEIDFDDTTKGFTKKELLIKKRELDKLHKTLGGIRNLTKTPSAIWVVDSKREHLAIDEATKLGIPVIGILDTNADPDELQYPIPGNDDAIRSVGLLTRIIADAAAEGLVQRHQAPAAEGNVSAVEPLAEWEQELLAASETPASTAEKIEAVDQGADAAEKVAEVVEAEAPVAENDADAAAEADLAAQADETVVAEHAPESDEAAEARIEAEATEAEKKPAAKK, from the coding sequence ATGGCCGTCGTCACCATCCGCCAGCTGCTCGACAGCGGCGTGCACTTCGGACACCAGACCCGCCGCTGGAACCCGAAGGTGAAGCGCTTCATCCTCACCGAGCGCTCGGGCATCCACATCATCGACCTGCAGAAGTCGCTCGGCTACATCGACAAGGCCTACGACTTCGTCAAGGAGACGGTCGCCCACGGCGGCACCGTGCTCTTCGTCGGCACGAAGAAGCAGGCGCAGGAGTCCATCGCCGAGCAGGCGACCCGCGTGGGCCAGCCCTACGTCAACCAGCGCTGGCTCGGCGGTCTGCTCACCAACTTCCAGACGGTCTCCAAGCGCCTCGCGCGCATGAAGGAGCTCGAGGAGATCGACTTCGACGACACCACCAAGGGCTTCACCAAGAAGGAGCTCCTGATCAAGAAGCGTGAGCTGGACAAGCTCCACAAGACGCTCGGTGGTATCCGCAACCTCACCAAGACCCCCAGCGCGATCTGGGTCGTCGACTCGAAGCGCGAGCACCTCGCGATCGACGAGGCGACGAAGCTCGGCATCCCGGTGATCGGCATCCTCGACACCAACGCCGACCCCGACGAGCTGCAGTACCCGATCCCGGGCAACGACGACGCGATCCGCTCGGTGGGCCTGCTCACCCGCATCATCGCCGACGCCGCCGCCGAGGGTCTCGTGCAGCGCCACCAGGCTCCCGCGGCCGAGGGCAACGTCTCGGCCGTCGAGCCGCTCGCCGAGTGGGAGCAGGAGCTGCTCGCCGCCAGCGAGACCCCCGCGTCGACCGCTGAGAAGATCGAGGCCGTCGACCAGGGCGCCGACGCCGCCGAGAAGGTCGCCGAGGTCGTCGAGGCCGAGGCTCCCGTCGCCGAGAACGACGCCGACGCCGCTGCCGAGGCCGACCTCGCCGCTCAGGCCGACGAGACCGTCGTCGCCGAGCACGCTCCGGAGTCGGACGAGGCCGCCGAGGCCCGCATCGAGGCCGAGGCGACCGAGGCCGAGAAGAAGCCGGCCGCGAAGAAGTAG
- a CDS encoding DUF6882 domain-containing protein produces the protein MTRSAALSALIADGVFLAHEAQLQIVDRFGDHEHWDVDLATRQFRFTGPTPATLSLQLLGSAAPGPRSWLWGWANPSGYSPAIVGAATAARQLGERFRIPELVSGEVMFDDPAPAGEPEPGYQLGWDLSIAARVASGVWFGYSGRVEGGTRVWMLLEGLAFDLPSAPRVLRVIGEGLGTTTVGDHRRALASYTTLRGIPFDGFRLTLPDGVITVEFDQLGRIARLNGTAVPGPAPASA, from the coding sequence ATGACGCGCTCCGCTGCTCTCTCCGCACTCATCGCCGATGGCGTGTTCCTCGCGCACGAGGCGCAGCTGCAGATCGTCGACCGCTTCGGCGACCACGAGCACTGGGATGTCGACCTCGCGACCCGGCAGTTCCGCTTCACCGGCCCGACGCCGGCGACCCTGTCGCTGCAGCTGCTCGGGTCAGCCGCCCCCGGCCCGCGCAGCTGGCTGTGGGGCTGGGCGAACCCGTCGGGCTACTCGCCCGCGATCGTGGGCGCGGCGACCGCTGCGCGGCAGCTGGGCGAGCGCTTCCGCATCCCCGAGCTGGTCTCCGGCGAGGTGATGTTCGACGACCCCGCCCCGGCGGGGGAGCCCGAGCCCGGCTACCAGCTCGGCTGGGACCTCTCGATCGCGGCGCGCGTGGCGAGCGGGGTCTGGTTCGGCTACAGCGGGCGGGTCGAGGGCGGCACGCGCGTGTGGATGCTGCTCGAGGGTCTGGCCTTCGATCTGCCCTCGGCGCCGCGGGTGCTGCGGGTGATCGGGGAGGGGCTCGGCACGACGACGGTCGGCGATCACCGCCGCGCGCTGGCCAGCTACACGACGCTGCGCGGAATCCCCTTCGACGGATTCCGGCTGACGCTGCCGGATGGCGTGATCACGGTCGAGTTCGATCAGCTGGGCCGCATCGCGCGGCTCAACGGCACCGCCGTTCCAGGGCCGGCGCCCGCCTCCGCCTGA
- the frr gene encoding ribosome recycling factor, whose protein sequence is MISDVLAEAKDKMLKAVEVAKDDFSTVRTGRANPALFERINVEYYGTPTPLQQLASLQNPEARTIIITPYDKTALKDIEKAIVAFPNLGAAPSNDGNIIRVTMPELTEERRKEYVKLARAKGEDAKVVVRNLRRKSKDDLDALKSEVGDDEVARAEKELEAITKTHIDAIDEALKRKEAELLEV, encoded by the coding sequence GTGATCAGCGACGTACTGGCCGAGGCCAAGGACAAGATGCTCAAGGCCGTCGAGGTCGCCAAGGACGACTTCTCGACGGTGCGGACGGGCCGCGCGAACCCCGCGCTGTTCGAGCGCATCAACGTGGAGTACTACGGCACCCCGACGCCGCTGCAGCAGCTCGCGAGCCTGCAGAACCCCGAGGCGCGCACCATCATCATCACGCCCTACGACAAGACGGCCCTCAAGGACATCGAGAAGGCCATCGTCGCGTTCCCGAACCTCGGCGCCGCTCCGTCGAACGACGGCAACATCATCCGCGTCACCATGCCGGAGCTCACCGAAGAGCGTCGCAAGGAGTACGTGAAGCTCGCCCGAGCGAAGGGCGAGGACGCGAAGGTCGTCGTGCGCAACCTGCGCCGCAAGAGCAAGGACGACCTCGATGCGCTGAAGAGCGAGGTCGGCGACGACGAGGTGGCCCGCGCGGAGAAGGAGCTGGAGGCGATCACGAAGACCCACATCGACGCGATCGACGAGGCCCTGAAGCGCAAGGAAGCCGAACTGCTCGAGGTCTGA
- a CDS encoding tyrosine recombinase XerC, whose amino-acid sequence MRLDPAIDAYLRHLAAERAYSDHTIAGYGADLRALAAHAEQRAADEVEHLDLELLRDWLWASTQAGLAKSTLARRAASARGLTRWLHITGALPVDPGARLKSPRRDSRLPRVLGREQMDRLLAGLAVRAADGDPAAQRDLAVVELLYASALRVSELTGLDLGDLDLERQTVRVLGKGAKERVVPVGLPALRALTTWRDDGRERVLASASESAGADAERAVFLGSRGRRLGVRAVYELVSGLLAEVPGSGPAGPHALRHTAATHLLDGGADLRAVQEMLGHASLGTTQIYTHVSAERLRQVYAQAHPRA is encoded by the coding sequence ATGCGACTCGACCCGGCGATCGACGCCTACTTGCGGCACCTCGCCGCCGAGCGCGCCTACAGCGACCACACGATCGCCGGCTACGGGGCCGACCTGCGCGCCCTGGCAGCGCACGCCGAGCAGCGCGCGGCCGACGAGGTCGAGCACCTCGACCTCGAGCTGCTGCGCGACTGGCTCTGGGCCTCGACGCAGGCCGGGCTCGCCAAGTCGACGCTCGCCCGCCGTGCCGCATCCGCTCGCGGACTCACCCGCTGGCTCCACATCACCGGAGCGCTCCCCGTCGATCCGGGCGCACGGCTGAAGTCGCCGCGCCGCGACAGTCGCCTCCCGCGCGTGCTCGGACGGGAGCAGATGGATCGCCTGCTCGCCGGCCTGGCCGTGCGCGCCGCGGACGGCGACCCGGCCGCCCAGCGGGATCTGGCCGTCGTCGAGCTGCTGTACGCCTCCGCCCTCCGCGTCAGCGAGCTCACCGGGCTCGATCTCGGCGACCTCGATCTCGAGCGGCAGACCGTGCGCGTGCTCGGCAAGGGCGCGAAGGAGCGCGTCGTGCCCGTCGGCCTGCCCGCTCTCCGCGCGCTGACCACCTGGCGAGACGACGGGCGTGAGCGCGTCCTCGCCTCAGCGAGCGAGAGCGCCGGCGCCGACGCCGAGCGCGCCGTCTTCCTCGGCTCGCGTGGCCGCCGACTCGGCGTGCGCGCCGTCTACGAGCTCGTATCCGGGCTGCTGGCCGAAGTGCCGGGGTCGGGCCCTGCCGGTCCGCATGCGCTGCGGCACACCGCCGCGACGCACCTGCTCGACGGCGGAGCCGATCTGCGCGCCGTGCAGGAGATGCTCGGGCACGCCAGCCTCGGCACCACTCAGATCTACACGCACGTCTCGGCCGAGCGGCTCCGCCAGGTCTACGCGCAGGCGCACCCGCGCGCCTGA
- a CDS encoding tail fiber domain-containing protein — MSRVVDPRTPVDPTNRMATELAAIKRRLDLLEAPTGTSVYQTVAKLTQLVSNIQAQLDAYNAARYTNAQIDARIASPGAIAPTTVTASGDVVVGGQLRAPDAVAFNITGARRTAWLEDATGRLGYSPSSERVKQDIAPAAIDVGAVLAIEPSSWRYREQVTEVGDAAAIEVGVMAEAVAAAGLEFAVLRNGDGEVEGVEYSQLVVALLAVVRELDRRINRVASGNVRL, encoded by the coding sequence ATGAGCCGCGTCGTAGACCCGCGCACGCCGGTCGACCCGACCAATCGCATGGCGACCGAGCTCGCGGCGATCAAGCGCCGGCTCGACCTGCTCGAGGCCCCGACCGGCACGAGCGTCTATCAGACCGTCGCCAAGCTCACGCAACTCGTCTCGAACATCCAGGCGCAGCTGGACGCCTACAACGCCGCGCGCTACACCAACGCGCAGATCGACGCGCGGATCGCCAGCCCCGGCGCCATCGCGCCGACCACCGTGACGGCATCGGGCGACGTGGTCGTCGGCGGTCAGCTTCGGGCGCCGGATGCCGTCGCCTTCAACATCACGGGAGCGCGGCGCACAGCGTGGCTCGAGGATGCGACGGGTCGCCTGGGCTACTCGCCGTCGTCCGAGCGCGTGAAGCAGGACATCGCGCCGGCCGCGATCGACGTCGGCGCCGTGCTCGCGATCGAGCCGTCGTCGTGGCGATACCGCGAGCAGGTCACCGAGGTGGGCGACGCCGCCGCGATCGAGGTCGGCGTCATGGCCGAGGCCGTCGCCGCCGCGGGCCTCGAGTTCGCGGTGCTGCGCAACGGCGACGGCGAGGTCGAGGGCGTCGAGTACTCGCAGCTGGTCGTCGCCCTCCTGGCCGTCGTGCGCGAGCTCGACCGGCGCATCAACCGCGTCGCGTCCGGGAACGTGCGTTTGTAG
- a CDS encoding M23 family metallopeptidase translates to MSILARRAFSSVIGSRPAATATARGVGRLLRALAAVAVTGAWLWPVAAPHPVVEPFQAPPTPYSAGHRGIDIGAPAGSPVLAPADGIVHFAGVVVDRPLVSIDHGGGVLSSMEPVEPAVAAGDTVTRGQVIGTLQPGHCSPGACVHLGVRVDGEYVSPLLWLGGVPRAVLLPMGGG, encoded by the coding sequence ATGAGCATCCTCGCGCGTCGTGCGTTCTCGAGCGTCATCGGATCGCGCCCGGCGGCGACGGCGACGGCGCGCGGCGTCGGGCGCCTGTTGCGCGCCCTCGCCGCCGTCGCCGTGACGGGCGCGTGGCTATGGCCGGTGGCTGCGCCGCATCCGGTCGTCGAGCCGTTCCAGGCACCGCCGACGCCCTACTCGGCGGGGCACCGCGGCATCGACATCGGCGCGCCCGCCGGCTCGCCCGTGCTGGCGCCGGCCGACGGCATCGTGCACTTCGCCGGGGTGGTCGTCGATCGGCCGCTCGTGTCGATCGATCACGGCGGCGGGGTGCTCAGCAGCATGGAGCCGGTCGAGCCGGCCGTCGCGGCCGGCGACACCGTGACGCGCGGTCAGGTGATCGGAACCCTCCAGCCGGGGCACTGCTCCCCCGGCGCCTGCGTGCATCTCGGCGTGCGGGTCGACGGCGAGTACGTGTCGCCGCTGCTGTGGCTGGGCGGCGTTCCGCGGGCGGTACTGCTGCCGATGGGCGGCGGATGA